The window TTCGTAGCAAATGATGAAGTGCTAATTGTGCGACTCTTCCGGTACGTACATGATGGGACTGGGTTAATAGTTTTCTTCCGGTACCGCACGCAGTGTTTGGATCAGTGCCTCACATTTATTGCACATATTTTCCTTGAGTTTTCTCCCGATACAAAGATGGATATCAAAACATACATGTCCCGATAATATTCCTTGTGCATTAGCAAAACACACAAAATATTTTTAATTGCACAATTAGCGTTGGATCAAGAATTTTGTAACCAATATTTCCACGCCAAAAATCAACATGTTATCGGATGATAACCCGCGGCCAGTACCACCAGCGGGCGGAGCGTTAGGACAAGGGTGCCGcggaggaagaagacggtggcGCTGGCTCGTCGGAGGAGGCGTCCTCCATTTGCACGTCTTGCTGGCCTGCCAATCGGCGGCAATGGcagccatggccttcttctgctCCAATGTCAGCCCGTACCAGAGAGCTTTGGCGGCGACGGGATGCATGTCGGGGAGTGGTGCGGTGAGGGATGACTGTTGCACCGGTGGGTGGTAGAGGACGGACGGGTGGCGCCGGAGGAgacgcctcggcaaccgcgtgcTATCAATGAgggcggcagacggatggacgggTGGCCATCGTGTCGTTTGAACACGCGGCAGTCACCAacaccgggaagcggcgcgggcggcgctctCTCGACCgacgcgccgcttcaatgccggcgccagtaaGCGGTCGCGTCCACTCTggccggcatgaatgcgggcGTTGACGCTCTGGAGCAGTGCTGACCGAAAACGCGCGGGAGAAGGGAGGAATTTTTGGTGGGTCAGGATGATCAGAACCGGGCTTGGGATCGATCTGGACTCCGACAAACCTCTTCCACTTTTATCTCTGTTTTACGAGAGAAATCGCGTCCGGTTACTCTGTGGACCGATACAAATTAGAGTTGGATGAATTCCGTGGTCCGGACTATACAGTCTAAACAGTTACGGGAGATTTGTGAATTGCCGTTGGAGTTGACTTGTGGGCGTATGGTACATGCAGGCGCACGCTTGTGGATCCATGCAACAGTAGCACTGTCTACTCTCTCCGGCCTTCCTAAACTAATGGTGGATAATGGAAAAGGTGACTGTGATGAGCCGCAATTCTTTACTGCAATTCTTTACTGGTGTCGGGTGGTTGCATGCACGCATTCATGCAATAATGCTTGCAGGCTTTCACGCTGACGCACACGAATCACATCAATCTATCTATCGCTCCATCGCAGAGGTACGTACGGCCGAGACGTCTACGGATTAAGTTTTTGTCCATGTGTAACGCCTTTGCATTAGGCGTCACACATTGCAGCATAACGCCTATCTATTAGGCCGTTGCACGATTAAAGATGGGTCCCAGGCAGATACCGGGGTGCCAGGCGTTGCACAATGTAGTGTAACGCCGACGCGTCAGGCGCTATAAAAAAGGGCCAGTTGAATGAATAAGTTTTGCTCATGGTTCATTTCGTGAATTAGTTTCATCTCGAGGTCATTTATGTGCATTTTGCCCAGGCCCACTAAATTCGACCGCTCGGCAGCAGTGGGCGCCTCGTACCGGGCACGACAATGTCTCGCCTAGATTAGCCTCACGTCAATAAAAAAACTACGACTATGGGCGGGCCCAGCGCGAACTACAGTTCTTCAGTGCTTTTTTTTCTCCCGTTTGCTTTTCATACTTTTGCATTAGTTTTTGCTACATATTCTAAATTTTCTAATATTTAAAAAtattcaaaaaatatatatagaAAAACGCACAAAAATGAAAAATGTTAGATGTATTTTTTTAATAaagttaaatgtgtatagaaaaaaagCTACTCTATAAGAAAATTGTAAaatattaatcatgtatttgaaaaaaattgttaaaCATGTACATAAAATTGTTCCTGTTGTATAAAATAATGTTTAAAAATTTTGGGACAACATCAAAGAATATTAAAAAAAGGCAGCCCGGAGCATGTAGCTCCTGCTTGCGCATGGTCCGGAGAAGGGTCCGATCACTTCAGATCGATTGTATGGAGCCTTTTCCTACATTTTTGTAAGAAGCGGTTTCCAGGAGTTGAACCAGTGACCTCATGGCGCCAAGGCTACATCAAAGAATATATATGGAAAAaatattaatcatgtatttgaaaaatgttaaacatatATATTTTtggtgtatacaaaaaatgtacaatgtgtatgtAAAAATAGACATAAAAATATTAGTTTCCAAAAATGTTaatcatatactccctccgtcccaaaattcttgtcttagatttgtctaaatacggatgtatctaaaACATCCGTATTTAGACCAATCTAaaacaagaattttgggacggagggagtatttgaaaatgttaaatATGAATAAAATTGTTCCTTATGTATAAACAAATGTAcaatgtatttgaaaaaatgtagATATAAAATAATATAGTTTAAAAAAATGCCAATCATCTATTAGATAATGTTAAACGTGTACATAAAAAAATTCCAAACGTATATTAAAAATTACAAATGTGTATGAAAAAGTAAAACTTCCAAAAAGATAAACATGTATTTAAATTTTTTTATTACCATAAAAAGTTCATCATGTATTTTAATAAATATTGTACTTTATtcaaaaaaatattaaaaacatgTATTAAAAGAAAATGTACGTTttatatttgaaaaatgttcaatgtgCTTCAAAAAATCGTGCCACGTGTACACTGAAAATTTATATGGTGTACTGAAAAAAGGAGACACTTGTTTAACAAAAAAGAAACCGATCTAAATCAACAAAGGAACAGAGAAAAAACATAGAAACTCAATAAAACTGAAAAatgcaaaaaaagaaaagaaaatggaAAGCAACGAAAATGAATGCAAAAAATGGAAACGATGTAACCCAAGAAGGAAACAAAGGAAAGAAAGAAACCTggaaaagaaacaaagagaagCGAAGAAAAACAAAGTAAGAAAAGCAAAAAACAGTGAAAATcaagaaaaaacaaagaaaacacaagaaaaagaAAACCTGGTAAAAAATCATGAAGAGATGAAGAAAGCATGTGAAAAAACATAGAAAGACAAAAAATACCATGAAGAAACAAGGAAAACTTAAAAATaggaaacaaaagaaaaataaataaactgAAAAAACCCGAACCGAACGAACGAAGAGTAGCGATCGAAGGAGAAAGCCAGTGAACTTACAAAAAGAAGACCAAATCGAACCGTTCAAGTAAATGATGCGAGATTAAAATAGTTGAAGCGAGATATAGTTCTCGCGCCTCATACAAATTGCATTGTATACGGATTTCATGCTTTAAGTGCCAAATATTATGTTTCTCCATATGGATATATTAGTAGCACATAGGTATGAGAGCCCGCGTTTGACACCCCATGCATCAAAATGGTAGGCAAACGCATAGAGCTTCCATGACTAGGCCGGCCTATGTTAGCGGTATGTACTATAGATTATGTTACCAAGTTGGTAAAAGCAATTCCGACGTATCATGCTGACGGTGCTACTTTCGTAAAGATGATTAAAGATATCATCCTCCTCAGGTTTAGAGTGCCTAAAGTTCTTATTACTGATGGTGGATCTCATTTTATACAAGGGGTTTTTAGGAGTATCCTACGTAAGGATGGAGTTACACCTCGCGTAGCATCTTCCTACCATCCACAAATGAGTGGGTAGGTGGAGTTGTCAACCCGAGAGTTAAAACAATGCGTTAGAAGACGGTGCAAAAAGTCAAGGACGAATTGGGCACGAAAGCTCAACGACGCGCTTTGGGCACATCGCAATGACTACAAAAATTCTATGAGTATGATGCCACATAAAATGATCTATGGTAAGGCATGTCATTTACCTTTAGAACTAGAGCATAATTTTTTGGGCGATTGTTAGATGTACATGCTCCAGATGAATTTAGAAATGAAGCTTATGAAATTGCTCGTCTGTTATAAGAAAAGGTTAGGATGCGGCATGATAGAAGGATCTTGAAACAAAAGTTTCACGCTGGAGACAAAGTTCTCCTATTAACTCCCATTTTAAGTTATTTCTAGGAAAGTTTAGGTCCAAGTGAGAAGAACTCTATAAGACCGAAGAAGTTTATAATTTAGGAGCTGTATGGTTGAAGGGGGATAGGAATACTCTGCGGATCGTAAACGGACAACGCTTGAAGCTCTACCTCGCAGATGAACAATAAGAGAGATAGGAAATAAACTTCATAACGACTGAAGAGGCTATGCCACTCGAGAAGGCGAGAGGCAATTCGGTAAACTATAATCATTAATAAAACTCTAGTCTTCACTTATAGACTAGGAGTGAATTCAATAGGAGTTACTGAAGACCTACCATTTGAAGTGGTTCTAATTTGGAAGGTAGACCTATGAAATATTTGTCTTTTGGGTGCTTTGGATCTAACCCCACAAGAAGAAGAGAAAAGGACCTcaagattttttttaaagaaaggCAATTCTGGACAAAGGATGGCGCAAGGTACGCGTACCTCTGCTCATACCATGTGAACGAGCAAAGTCCAAAGAAACCGGGGCAATTGACGACATTCGGTACAAGAGCTCACACTCTTACTAGATCTCGTACCGCTCGGAGGAGACAAACAGAAAGTCTCATTTTCGAAGACGGCGCAAGGTACGAGCTACTGTGCTTGTACCATTGCTCATACCGCCGGGCAATGCCAAGTTACAGAAGGTCTGATTTTCAAGACAGCCTAGGGTACAATAGGCTGAGCTCGTAACAATGGTCGTACCCATCCTCGACTTTATCGACAGGTTTGAAAATAATATTCAGGTTTTATAAATTattcattttttaaaaaaaattctggTTTTCAAAACATATTCATAAATTCAAACATAATAGTAGCAGTATTGAAAATTGCTTGGAAATTTTCAAGAAATGTTTGTGCATTTCaataaaaattcagaatttcATAAACATGTCTCATTTTCAAATTTTCCATATaaattgaaaaaatgttcacattttcAAAGAACTTTCATGGTTTTAAAAAATTGCTCAGATATAAAAAATTGTactttttttttaatttgtaacattcaaaaaatgttaatattttttaaaactggtcatgaatttcaaaaattgttcatgcttttttaaaatgaaataaaatagaaaacctaaAAAAAGGGTCACTTTATTGTACGGTTTGCTACAATAGCTGATCCACATAAGTACGGGAGCATCCTATTTGACACTTTGTGCATGAAAGTGCTCAAATGTTGGGCAAATGCACAGACCGTCCACAACTAGTCCGGCCGTTATGTACTGTAGAGATGAGTCCAAACGATTTTGTTTTGTATTTTAAACATTCTTCTCAAAATTTTAAAATGTTCTCTAATTTATTCAGAATTACAAAATGTTAGTATATTTTAAAAGGTCCCAATTTTTTAAAATATTCTTGAACTTCAAAAATAGTTCTCAAAGTTAAGATTTTTTTTCTCAAAAAATATCGTATTTACTATTTTTGtagaaaaaataaggaaaaaTTAAATGAAAATGGAAAACAAAAAGTTTAAAAACTGCAAGAAAATCGGTGGGAAGGAAATAATGTCGAAAATGAAAGAATCAGAAAAACTAGCAGACCCAGCTACTTCACACCCTATGCGAATGGGCAACAATTTCACGCAACTAGGATACCACGTGTGTTGCTGCGGGAATTACTTGATGAAAATTGGGTTTAACATGAGAATGAAAATTAAAAACACATataactatatatatatatatatatatatatatatatatatatatatatatatatatgtgattaTGCATAGTAGTAACAATATTTATGTAATATAAGTAGAATAATTGAATGAAAAATATTTTCTCACGCACGGTTGAATGTTGTGGTGGGTGTTTTTCCATGCATGATTGCATGTTAAGATGGGCCTTATCACGTTCATAATTGTATGAAATGCCCATGAGCAATAGATCAAAAACTAGATGTCAGTTGGCTTACCCTAAAAAAAAAAGATGTCAGCTGGCTTGGTTAAAGGTGAAGAGGAATTTCAAATGAGGGGTATCCAGAAATTGGAGTTCACTTTTTCTTTCGGGGATACATGCCTTTGAGATTTTGCGAGTGGTAGTAATGCAGAATAAGATTGCTGGATCTAAAACCGCCGAACAGACTCGCCTTTGAAGCTCGGCAATGATGAAGTTGAACCGACATAGTTTCGGACAACACGACGAGCCAGATAGAGCACGATACGGTGCGACGCCACATGGATGTCGACCGAAGGTTGGTCATCCCCAGAGGAGAGGCTGCCATTGGCGGCAGCAGTTGTCCATGTCGATGGCTATGCCGATGCAAACCGATCTTTCGATGGAAGTACATATATGTCTTTTTTTGCTTGTCTACAGATATTTATGTTTTTTAATATATTTGTAAAAGCTTAGGCACGCCATTTTTGGACAGAAATAAAAGTGGACCAAAAGTAGAAGGGGGCATTTTCCACGTGACACGGCATGCAGCTCATGTGCTGTGCACAGGTCGGCCCTGCGCCGTTCACGCGCAGACGCACAGCCTGTGATTGTGAAAGAGTAAGTAATAAAACTGAAAAAGTGAAACGCGACAATCGTGAGCTGTGGACTGCGCCAGGCGACCACGGTTTGGTTTGGTTTGAACGACGACGACGGACGACGGCCCTTTCCTTCCTTCCTTGGTCTCTACTCCAAGTCGCTTTCCAACTCCGATCCCTTCTCTCTCCGACAGTCGGTCCACCGCTGGCAGTCGCTGACGGGTGGTCCCCGTGGACTCGTGTCCTTGCCTGCAGGCCGCTAAAGCCGAAGCACGGGGCGCGTCCGGCCAAGCTATAGCTGCTTCTGGAAAAACTGCTGCCTCGCGTCCGCATGGCGCCCGGCGGCACGATGCCCCCGTGCGCGCCCCACCTCATGTTCCGCCGCCCGGACCTCGCCGCGCCTGCGCCTCACGCCGCCGTCATGCCGCCGCCTGCTGCCACTGTCAcggacaaggaggaggaggaggatggtgtggagCGCCGACTGAGGCTGTCCGACCTTGAGTGGCTGGCCGACCTAGGCGAGGGCGCGAGCGGCCTCGTGACCAAGGTGCGCCTCTGCGGCAGCACCGCCGGCCCCGCGTTCGCGCTCAAGGTCGCGCACTACCCCGACGACACCGACGCGGGGAGGGAGCAGGACGAGGTGCTCCGCCGCGCGTGCGGGGCCGGGCCGCCGTCGCCGTACGTCGTGCGCTGCCACGCCGTCCTCCGGGGCGCCGGGGGCGAGCCCGCGTGCCTCCTCGAGCTCATGGACGCCGGGTCGCTCCACGACGTCCTCCGCCGCCGGGGCGGCCGCGGCGGCCTCCCGGAGCCCGCGCTCGCCGAGGTGGCCGCGCGCTGCGCCCTCGGGCTCGCGCACCTGCACGCGCGCGGCGTCGTGCACCTCGACATCAAGCCCGACAACCTGCTCGCCAGCGCCCGCGGGGACGTCAAGATCGCCGACTTCGGCGTCTCGCGGATCTTCTCCCCCGACGGTCACCGCTCTCCCCGGGTCTCCGTCGCCGTCGGGACCACCGCATACATGAGCCCCGAGCGGTTCGCGCCCAACGCCCAGGCCGGCCCGCGTGGGGCCTGCGCCGCCGACGTCTGGAGCCTGGGCGTCACCGTCCTGGAGCTCTTTTTGGGCCACCGCCCTGTCCTGCCTGCCGAACGGACGCCGTCCTGGAAGATGCTCAAGGAGGCCATCTGCTACGGCGATCCTCCGTCGGTGCCGGAGAGCGCGGCGGCGTCGGTGGAGCTGCGCGGGTTCGTGGAGGCGTGCGTGGTCAAGGATCCTCGGAGGCGCGCCACGGTGCAGCAGCTGCTCGCGCACCCGTTCGTGGCCGGCCGGGACGTCGAGGCGTCGCGCCGCGTGCTACGAGAGATCATCGTGGAGACCATGTAAGATATCGGGACAGAGACAAAATCAACTGTATTCTTGAGATGAACTCTACTACTGTAGTTCTTTTTGAGTTATTTGTAGCTATAGATTATGGTGAGGATTTCTTTCATCAACCTGAACTTTTAGACAAGTTAGGTACTCTTTTTAACTATTCTTATTAGTATCATGGTTTTTTGTTTGTCTCTCTTTTTGGATTTGACAATCCCAAAAGTAGTTTTGGTCTAATTCAAATTTCCTGATTTATCAAATGgtggaacattttttgaaatgcatgGTCATTTTTTGATCAATGAACATTTTATGGATGAATAAATTATTTTGTTGATTTGACAATACACTAACAGTTTTTGAATTTTCAGGACATTTTTTCATTCATGAACATTTATTGAATTGGCGAAGTTTTGTTCAATTTTATTAACATTTTTATAATACACGAACTTTTTTAAAAATCATGAGCATTTTTTGATTTCCTGAATAATTGTTTTCAAAATTCGATTTTTTCCAATAAGCAAgcatttttttacaaaattgTGAACATTTATTGTATCCGCAAACATTTTATGATTTATTAAATATTTTATTTCAATATTCCCATTTTATTTCATTTTTGGAAATTTATTGAAGTCCCGAACTATTTAAAGTAGGaacaaagaaaaaggaaaaaatagaaacgaAATTTGAAAAACAGGCCGCCTAGACATGGGTCGACCCAAACGGCACGTTGCGTCTTCTCCCAGCGAGTAGAGCGCAGTATAGGAGGTCCCTACTGCATTGGCCGGCCCAGGCCGGGGATTCCCCTGTGTAAAACATTTTTTTATCACTTATAGGTGGCATTGATGGGTTATATTTTGCAACTTTCGGGCAAATTCTATGGTGCACTGACGGAAGCAATAGccctttattattaggtatagGGGTATAGACTTAAATTTTGGATTTAAGAATTATAGACAAAGGAAAAATCAATTATATGTTGGGGGTAGATAGTGTCGGAAATGGATATGAAGCGAATATGGAGTGGTACGGAGACATAAGCAATTATTTGTCTGTAATCCCTTAAAATAtgcgaaaaaataaaataaaacaaaaaactaGTCATGAGTGGTTAGCACATGTCAAAGTTATATAAAAATGAATGTAGATAGTAGCACATGTCAAAGTTATATAATGCAATATCGAATGTTTCCTTTTTTTAGAATCAACCGGGGCTCGTGGCATATATCAAAGTTATATAATGCATGTCAAAGTTATTATTTTAAAACAAATAAAGGCTCGAGACTCCATATTAGATTATATATTGATACATAGTCCAATGTTTCGAGCGAGTAAGGTAAGAGGTGCATGTCTATTGAAATTTGATAGAACCAAGAAGAGAGATGAAACCAAGAAAACCACATATGTGTTTTAATGTAATTTGAATTGAATGATGTAACTTGGGACCAAGCAGCTGATTGTATTTCTCCATTAAAGAACTTAAAAAAGAACAATGCAAAAATTTGAGGACAAATGCCTCAGAGATTATTGTATATTCTAGAACTTTGTATTTTGAACGTTGATATTTATCCAGTTTATTTACTTATACCTAAAATAGACAACAATGTGTCTAAGAAAAGACACAAACATGCACATATATTTGTAATTCATCAAAATGTCACAAAATAACTTGTTAAGACATGCAATTTTGTTCATTTTTACTTTTGTCCAGTCTACCGTCTTAGAACTAAAACAACTAGGTTGCACTATTTGCAATTTATGATTTAAACTCGAATCAAGTAGTATCCATGGGCCAAATAAAATTATATTAGTTAAAAAATGAGAATTATATAATAAAATATTATACTTGAATATCAATGGTTAGTGGTTAAAATTAAATTTTGAAAGAAtgagttatatatatatatatatatttaaataagTAAAACTATTTAGTATAAGTACATAATAATAGTCTGTTATTAACTATAGACTGAGCGAGAGAGAGTGATTTCTTTTGGATATGACTGCAAATAGAGCAAATAGTGGAAGAATAAAAAGCTTGATCTCGACAATGGACAACTACAACGAGACCCAGAGGAGGCAAAATCAAATCTGTTTTTTACAAAAATATTTTTAACAACTCTTCGATAGACTTAAACACACAACTTCATGGCGTGGAGATGGCTGACATTACAATAAAGGCGGTGCTTGTGCTAGAGTTGATACACTAAAAAAATCTCAGGCAAAGGTGATGGTGAAAAAGAGTCCAAAAAAAACTGTCTTAACAGGATAAATTCTGAGGTTTTCAtgatattattatttttgctaACTTTTATAATGACCGACAATTTAATAAAGTTACTAGTTTAACAAATACATTAGATCACTAGATTTTCTTCTTGTACTGGTGTTGATGATCTGTTACTATTATTATTGCTAGATGTTAGgtttcagaagatacacacggcagtatctagtggagtcgtCAATTAATGTCATCAAATATTTCTTTtcaccttttgtcaaaacaccattcatttcacatagatctgaatgtatgagctcgagtggtgcaagatttctcgtttccacagtcgtgtgagacttacgaggttgcttagcttgcacacacacttaacacttagatcccttgacagtggtgaaactagggattaagttcaacttcgctagtcgcgacatgcaaccaaagttaacatgacaaagacgcgaatgccacacatttgattcactattgttgcaaatatgattaacaactttaGTGCAAACGTCTGATAAATATAAACGAAacaggcctcctgactcatagcctttaccaacgaaggttccatacttggatattacaaatttattcgactcaaagacaagcttgtagccatctctacgcagaagagatccgctaacaagatttttattgatggaggggacataatgcatgttcttcagccgcacgatcttccccgaagtaaacttcagatcgaccgtgccaacaccacgaacagaagcacttgaaccgttGCCCATCAGCATGGTTGAAGTCCTTGCGGtctgataagacgaaaacatggaaatatcaccgcatacatgcacattagcacccgtgtcaatcaaccaatcaggagaatgacatactgaaagaatagtgggaaatataccatacccagcatcctttatgtcagtgtctccaatgacaacattagcggtcttgctgcctttcccaggatgacgcttgtcatagcgattagggcaactaggagcccaatgatcaggatccccacacacatgacaagcacctttcttcttgtcattcttcttcttgaagttcgtgtgttgcacagccttgttcttcccatcaaactttgctttaccatcaaacttgcccttgttcttgaacttgtggggctggaagtttttcttctgtaccagattggcactagatcctccctccatacctcgagcacgtgtgtcctttgctctcgccttttcttccacat is drawn from Aegilops tauschii subsp. strangulata cultivar AL8/78 chromosome 1, Aet v6.0, whole genome shotgun sequence and contains these coding sequences:
- the LOC109763919 gene encoding mitogen-activated protein kinase kinase 9-like; the encoded protein is MAPGGTMPPCAPHLMFRRPDLAAPAPHAAVMPPPAATVTDKEEEEDGVERRLRLSDLEWLADLGEGASGLVTKVRLCGSTAGPAFALKVAHYPDDTDAGREQDEVLRRACGAGPPSPYVVRCHAVLRGAGGEPACLLELMDAGSLHDVLRRRGGRGGLPEPALAEVAARCALGLAHLHARGVVHLDIKPDNLLASARGDVKIADFGVSRIFSPDGHRSPRVSVAVGTTAYMSPERFAPNAQAGPRGACAADVWSLGVTVLELFLGHRPVLPAERTPSWKMLKEAICYGDPPSVPESAAASVELRGFVEACVVKDPRRRATVQQLLAHPFVAGRDVEASRRVLREIIVETM